ACCTGGACGCGTTCTTCGACCAGGCCCTGTACGAACGGACGTTGGAGGCGGCGGCACGCACGACGAGCGACCCGGAGCAGGCCGAGGCGACGGCGTGGGCGGCGGTCGTGGCGGCGGCCGTGGCCGAGGAACGAAGGCACGACGTGGAGGAACACGACGACAGCCCGCACCTGACACCCACCGACGACCCGGACCGGCTCCCCGACCGCGCCCCCGGCACCGCCCTCCTCGTGCCCATCGCGGACGCGCTGACCCGCTCCCCGCTCGTCGCCGCCGCCCGGGTCCGCACCGGCACGACGGAAGGGAGCACCCGGGCATGAGCCTCATGGTGTATCTCGCCGCCGCCGTCTTCGGCCTGTCCTGCACCGTCCTGCTGCGCCGCCCCTGGCGGATCCCGCGCGACCCGCTGACCCTGTCCACCTGTGCTGCGATCGTCCTCGGCTCGCTGGCCCTGGTCTGCTCGGCACCGCTGACCCTGGGCACGGTCAACCGCCTCACCGGCGTCCCCAACTTCGGCGCCCCGCTGACCTACGGCATGCTCTCCGCGTACAGCTGCTCCCTGCTGGTCCTGCTGATCCACTGGCGGGGCGGCTCCCCCGCCCGGATCCGCCGCATGGTCCTGCGCAGCATGGCCGCCTACGGCGCGCTGATCGTGACCATCGTCGTGCTGTTCACGCTGGCCGACCCGAGCACCGAGCGGCTCACCGACCTCGACACGTACTACGCCGAGACGCCGTACATGCGCGAGATGATCGTGCTCTACCTGCTCGGGCACAGCGCGGCCACCCTGGCGCTGTGCACCGTGTGCGTCACCTGGGCCCGCGAGGTGACCGGCCTGCTCAGGACCGGCCTTCAACTCATCCTCCTCGGCACGCTGCTGGACGTGGTGGGCTTCCAGCTCGTCAAGTACACGGCGCTGGTGGCCCGTTGGTCCGGCCACGACCTGGACTTCCTCTCCACCGGCGTAGCCCCGCCGATGGCTTCCCTGGCCGCCCTGACCTGTTCGGCCGGCTTCGCCCTCCCGCGCCT
The nucleotide sequence above comes from Streptomyces sp. N50. Encoded proteins:
- a CDS encoding MAB_1171c family putative transporter → MSLMVYLAAAVFGLSCTVLLRRPWRIPRDPLTLSTCAAIVLGSLALVCSAPLTLGTVNRLTGVPNFGAPLTYGMLSAYSCSLLVLLIHWRGGSPARIRRMVLRSMAAYGALIVTIVVLFTLADPSTERLTDLDTYYAETPYMREMIVLYLLGHSAATLALCTVCVTWAREVTGLLRTGLQLILLGTLLDVVGFQLVKYTALVARWSGHDLDFLSTGVAPPMASLAALTCSAGFALPRLLPMARAHWRDLNDLRGLGPLWSEVRFASIAPKPPSALRQLPRMRLHWREVSIHDGLLALTPYFDDHLRERTRHAALHEGHTPHEARVTAEAAMVADAARRAAAQEQPFNTPSTYRLYATEVSDTGGLVELARALARSRLTATPAEAKTLEALDSTGD